The genomic interval TGGCCCTCGAACGCCCTACCAAGCATGGAGCTGGCAGCTGGGTGGACATCGGTCTTAAGCAGCAAGCTCGCATGAACATCCTCGTGCTTCCTCTTACTCGCGTCACCCTTCGTCTCAAAAACTTCGAAGACCCTCAAGCACCCTACTACGAAGCCGAAGCAGTCTCGAAGAAGGCACCAAGACTGTAAGCCGGTCAGTATTGGGGATACGACGTGCGCATCGCTCAAAACTTAAAGGAAATGGTGGAGGGCGGCAGCTACGACCACGTGATGCTCTGCAACCACACTGAGGAGAGCTACGGACTGCCCCAAATCGAAAACTTCACCAATGTCCCCCTGGAGCAAAAGTCGATCCTGATTTACTTCGCAGGGACGGTCGACCTTGCCACCTTCATCGAGAAGGACGTGCGAGCCAAGTGGACGCTATAGTAATCCTTGCGTCGTTTCAGTTACTCGCTGAAGCAATCCTCCCTGGGAGTGAAGCAGTTGAGACTGGAGGAGCAGCTTTTCCTCACGCTGTCTAAGCTGGTAGACAACACTCTCTGATGATCACTTTATCCACTCCAACTTACTATCCATCATAAAGTATAATAAGCGCAGTTTTATCACACGAAGTCAGGATCTCCGAGTAGGTGATCATGCAAATGCTTGAGGAGGACGTCACAGTGGGCCACAACCTACCTGTTTACTGTTTCATTGCGAATGGTTTCGACCAGTTGGGGGATTTGTATTCCGATTCAATCTTGTATACGATTGGATTTGGCCCCATGTGGAAGACTTATTCCGACCGCTGTATCATAACGATGACTGCTTTTAGCATATCGACTACAAATTTCGCCTGCCATACCTTGTCGTGCAGACGGAGGGCGAGCACGCGCAGGATGTCTGTACTGTTGACGATCCGCTACATACTCTCGTAACGCACCCTTCCCAGCAGCGTGTGCAGGCAGTATAAAGACTAGCTGAGGATTTCCTAAGTGATTGGCAAGGTACATGAGAGTCTGAAGCGGCGAACTGGCTGCCGATGAATGCGCACACAGGGTGATTAGAAATGATCTCTGCGTATTAATCTTTATCGGCGACGTTGGAGAAGCAATTCATCATGGTCTTGATGTAGTCATTATTGCCAGGGAAACGATGATAGCCTTCCCAAAGCCTTTCCACCAGGTTTCGACTCAAGAGATCATCGAGAATGGCCTAGATTTCGCAGTAGGAGAAGTAGCTGGCCACTAGGCAGGCCTTGATTCGCACACTTGCTATATCGCTTTGAAGCAGACTCAGCAGCCTCTCTGGGAAACCGACGTAGTTGTAGATTGACACGTAGACGTGTTCCCTATCCACTGAAAGCAAGGAACCGAAAATTGAGAGACAGAAGGTGAGAGGAACCTCCGCCATCTGCTTATGCATGAACAAGACAAGCAGGGAGCAATTAACGAAAGCGTCTATATAGCAAAACAAGTACAAGTTACTATAGTAGGGAAGCTGGCTGGTGGACTTGTGCGACCTCGTGAAGACTTGGCAGGCCTGGAAGAAGAGCGAGAGAAGCGATTCCGAAGGCTCAGAGTTGCCGAGTTCAGTCGCCAGCTCAACTATCAGAAGGGCGCCGCCGTCTCTGAGGATGGGGAACCGGTATTTTGCGTCTTCAGCTGTGATCTTGGAGAGGAGCATGACGCAGGAAAGCCTGGTCAGTATGGGCAGCTGCTTGTTTACCCCAGTTCGATCAGGTCAGCTACTGGTTCATATTACATGAACTTGGCGGCGAAGGTCTTTTCCTTGCTGGCGGAGCAGTAGTGCAAGTCGATCAGCAAGTTGAGGGCGGCCTCAGTCACTCCCTTCAGCTGCAGCTACACCGACACTGCGTCCCTGAGGTTGCGGATTATATTCTTGGTGAACCAGTGCTCGAACTCGCCGTTGAAGGCGATGAGCGCCCTGTGGAGGCGGTGGATAGCGGGCAGCCACTAGAGCTTAGGCTCGCCAGTCAGTTCCCTCGCGCATTCCTCGACGAATCGCTCCTGCTCTTGCGTGGAGTTCGCCAAATACGTGTAATCCTCGCCCTCGCCCAGCTGACTGAGCAGCTCGTTGCGGCGCTCCTGGAATAAGTATCCAGCTCCATCCTGCGAATGTTCTTCCGGATGGCTTGGTTGCGCAAGCGACTATCGTTCATTTCCATTCCCTCCAAAATTATTATAAGTGGCTGATGACTCTAACGCCTCAAAGTTCGCTCGCATTCAAATAAATGCACTATGCGAGAGAGTATTATGGGAGGGTATTTGAAGCTTGGTGGGTGCGTTGCTAATGTATATGCCAACAGGATGATATTATAAATACGCAATGGAGGAAGAACACGGCAGGCTCAACATCCCCAACCATACGCAGTCCCACCAGAATATCCGCGAACTGCTGGTCGCCACCTACCGAGGACGCACCCCCGCAGATACGCACGAGGCGCAGCATCAACTCGTCAAGCGATTTTAAACCCCAGGGTTCACGCAGCAACTGGTCTGCCTCATCCTCGGCCAGGAAGAATGTAACTCCGCGCCTAGTCAGTATAGATCAAGAAGGCAGCCGCCAGCTTGCTCAAAAATTACTCCTACGATCTCGCGCACAGCGGACTCGAAAAGGCAAGCTTCATCGAACTGCTCTACGGACTCACCATGGAGGCGGGAATCGACACCCGCATTAAGGAACTGCTGGGAGGAGGCCTGGAGCACCTCTTCAACCGCGACGAGGAAGGAGTCTACAAGAACGTCGTGAAGGAGAAGGTGCtcgaggtgctggccgaggaGAGCTTCGAGCGCTACGATGCCTGCATCATCGTCATCCAAGCCCACTTCAACAGTCTCCTCCAGGATCCCGACCTAGTCCTCGACTACTTCTGCTAAATCTTGCAACCCCTCGCAGCAAAAGCGCTCAAACTGTACCAGGCCATCACCAGCTTCACGATGGAGGAGTGGCTGGTGAGGGACCGCACCATGTAGATCTGGCTTTACTCAGCATGCCGACAGTGACTCTACTTTTCTAGTTTTTGTAGTCAGCTTTCGAGAAgatggtggaggaggaggactACTACCGCGAGGACATGCGCATCATCCGCAAGAACGAGTTCCTGGTGGGGATGCTGGAGAGCTATCTGCTGCTGTTCCACAATAACCACTCGATAGTGAGTCGCTGCTACCCGCAAGTCAACCCGGTCAAGGCCACCATCACCTCAATCGTGGCGGAACTCTACGGCGACGACTTCTGCCCCGAGAAGATGTTCCAAATCGTATTCCTCACCGCCCTAGCCGAATGCAAAAACGTAGTGGAGGAACCGGAAGTAGAAAGAGTGCTCGTGCAGTGTCTCACTGTCCTTTAGAACCAGCTCGCCCGCAACTCCTTCTCCCATCTCTTCCAAGAGCACAAGCTCTAAATGGTCTTCGCCCTCTTCATGTACTCGACCTCAACCCAGTAGTAGCGAGACTCCATCACTGACGATCCCCAGCTCTTCGTCTAGCTGGCCGAGGAGTACACGGAGGGGTCAGCCAGGAGCACCTACCTCAAAGTGCGGGCGGCCTGCCTGCTCAAGGTCATCGCCGAGAAGATAGACGAGGCGCCGCGCAACATCCTCGAGATCCTGATGGTGATAATGTCGGGCTCAGTGGGCAGCAGCGAGCAAGACTCCGAGCTGATGCAGTGCGTGAAGTACAGCCATCCTTTACGTAGAAACTAGTTCTCCCGTTTCGACTTCTACGGCCTGAGCGCAGAGCAGAAGCTGGAGACGAGCTTGATGGTCCTCGCAGCCATTTCGCCCTACATCAACATCAGGGAGGACATGTTCAAGGTCGTCTACGCCTTCTTCCTGACCCAGTTCGACTCCTTGGTGCGCATCGAGTCCCCCCTGGTGATCCTGCGCATCATCAGGTCCATCGCCTACTTCCCCTCCGCCATCTACTTCCTCTACATCGAAACGCAAATGAACCGAGGACAGGTCTTCATCCTCGAGGGCATCAAGGCCTTCGAACGCATCCTCAGGTCCAAGAAGACCTATCCCGAAATCCACAAGTTCCTAGGTAAAAGCTTTGGTATTCAGCCTCCATCCTGACCAATTTGCTGAAGGTGGTCCGCATGGAGGACCCAGTTATGGAGCTCATCGTCATCAACAACTACGATAGCCTGCTCAAGCCCAATCCCGAACTCTACCGCGCGGTTCTGAAGAAGATAAAGGAGTCCTTTTTGGAGAGCATGGCCACCAACCAGCACGCCGCCCTCATCTCCTTCAACCTCCTCTACGCCCTCCTCCGCATCGAGAAAGACGCCACCACCCTCGCCCACATCTAGAAGGAATTCTATGAAATCTCATAGTTCCTGCAGGGAGACAACCAGCAGCAGCTCTACAGCCGATACGAGGAGAAACTGATAGAGATATACCAACTGCTGCTTGAGCGGGGATACACGATCAGTGCGGAGGTGGAGAGGTTCGCAGTGCAGTCGCTGCGGTACCTGGCGAGGCAGGAGAAGGGGACGCAGATCTTCCGCTTCTACAACGCCTACCTGGTGAAGCTGGACGGCGCCATCTTCAGACTGGAGGGCTACTTCAGAGCCTTCTGGGAGGAAGTGCAGCGCAGGTACCACCAGTTCCTCAACGCCAACGAGTCCATCGAGGCCCTCCCCTACTACTGCTTCCTCATGAGCGAAATCATCGCCAACCATTGCTAGATTTCCCTCACAGAAACCGACCTTCTCCTCCTCATCGATATCGCGGATAAGGTGGGCGCCGATGATAAGCAATACCCCCTGCTTGTGCTGCTCACCCTCCTCTACACGCAGCCCTACCCCGTCGTCAACTTCCTAAAGAGCCACAACATGTATGAGCAATTTTTATCCGGCATCACCAAGGTCACCTTCTCGGGAAGCCTGCCTCGCAAGGTATTCAACCTGGCCTATATAATGCTGCTGGAAATCGAGGACAGCCCTGTCTACATCAGGCAGATCCTGCTGCAGTGCATCCACAACCTGCGGCAGCTGAACCAGCGCACCAGGAACCGGCTGCAGCATCTGAGGCCGACTGAGGTGCGCCAGCGTCGGTCGGTGGAGGAGCGGGCGGGCGtggaggtggtggaggaggcGATGGAGGACGACAACTAGCTGGTGAACCTGTTCGTGAAGTTCCGGCACCCCTTCGAGGCGCTGAGCGAGTTCGACCAGTTCAAGGTGAAGTTTTGGATGAACGACCACCTGATGAGCGACATCGACGCCGACCTCAAGGCCGACCTGCGCTCCATCATGGAGACCGAACTCGTCGACAGGACCAAGTTGCGCATCATCCGAAAGGTCAAACGCCAGTGATCTCCATATTCACTACTCGTATCCCACCATTCACCATTTACTCACCAACAGCAACACCCCACAAAAGTTTAAACATTACCCTTCCCTTGCCGCTTTAACTTCCATCCTGGTTAATAAAGTTAGACCCTGCTCTCATCTTGCCGAATCATCTGAAAAACGAATGTTTGGATAAGTTAGAGGACGGGTGTGAAGATGGAGAGCTCTTCGGTGGATTAATTTTAAAGTGGGAAGGTTGGCATAATTTAACGAGGCCGAATATTGGTGATAATAACTTATTATTAGAGTTTTAAGGGAGGCCCCAACGAAAGGAATGAACCGCACTGGCACCCATAGTCAGGGGTTTAAAAGTAAGGCCAAATCGATGAACCAGAAGCCGACACCATGCATAGAAGTGATTAATAATCGCCCATAATCAATGATTAAACTATTTATAATAGTCGTCTGGGGGTGGGACCGCCGGGGAAGACTGCTGAGAAGAGGAGTCACTAATATAGACTATCAGATGTTGCCGTAGATGTCCTCCACGCCGCTAAGCCATTCCTCGTTCATGCGCTACTCCCACGCCTTCTCGTTCAATATCACCCATGAGTCCCAGTCGAAAATGGTCGAAGGACTCTCCATCGGCCGCTCCGGAGCCTACGGAGGGGGAGGCAGTTAGGCGGGCAGGGAGGGCGGAGGAGGGAGAGGAGCGGAGGGCGTTTCGTTTAAATTTTATTGCGTGCGGGCGAGGCTGCGAATATGCTTGACGATGTTGGGAATGTCTTGGTGATATTTGATCATCTTCTGGTGGTGGCTGCGGCACTGGTCCGGAGAGCGCGTGCCCACCGCCGCACTCATCAGCACGTTGATCTTGGACGCCTTGCGGTCATTTCGAGAACCACCAAACAATTCTTGATTTTCGAGCAGAAAATGCATGTAGGAAATATTCTAAGTGAGTCTCCATAGGGAACTCTGaaactgtgtgtgtgtatgattATTTTCTCTGTCTGTGTGTGGTTCTAAGCATCTTCGTCGTGGGGGCACTCTTCTGAAATTTGTACGTGAGATTTGATTAAAAGGTGGGCGGGTGGGCGTTGGTGAGGGGTTGTGATTTTGGTTGGCGGTTTATGGCGAAAATCGCTGAGACATATATTACTTATGTTGGCAAAACGTTATTATTATAAGTGAAATTATTATTCTGGGAACTTCAAAGCCCCTTTGAAACATAAACGCGACCGCATTCGACCCCCTCCCCAttctctaacttttaaatataaagATTCACCATACTATGGGGAGAAACATTTATGAAACAGCCCCAAAGGTAAAAACAAATGGGTTTTATTGGTTGAGAACTGCCCACTCAATCCCCCCAAGAGATTGGCAAGATATCTTCCATGAAACAATTAAACTAAGTAACCCCTCCTCCTCCCAAGATTATATTATTGCGTAATATTTATTGATTAAAAATAGATTTCTAAAACACGCAAAAGCCACCCTTCAATCCTGCCAAATTGacccctcctcctcccccctTCCAAGCGTCCCTCCCAGAAAAACAAACACGCCATCCCAGCTGAAATCTAACCCTGAAGTGTTTTCGAGGAAGGGGAGGCAGTCCagtaatattttgaaaatttcagatCATTGGAGGGGATTGGGCAAAGAAGGACGGGAGGGATGGATAATTAGGTGAATTAAAATATCACTAACCACCACTGGAGTATGCCTGCTCTATTTTGGGTTCGTGGACCGGTTCCAGCTTGACGGGACGGAGGGCGTGGACGGGCGAGAGTTCGATGAGTCCGCGAATGTACTGGATGATGGTGGGGATGTCGTTGTGGTACTTCATCATCTTCTGGTGGTGGCTGCGGCACTGGTCGGGGGAGCGGGTTCCCACGCACATGCTCATGAGGACGTTGATCTTGACAAGCCTGCGGTCATTTTTGCTGCCCCGGAAGAGCGGTTGGTTGTCCTCTAGAAACTGCATGTAGGCTGCGTTTTCCTCCAACTGCCATAGCGAGTAATTATAGTGCATGTTAGATGCAACTTTGTTGGCCACCACCGGACGGCGACCGGTCTTCCGCCGCTCACGCCGCGCCGCCATGCAATCCTCAACCTGCCGGTAGATCGGACTCTCCTCCTAAACCTTCACTTCCATCTGCGACGATAACAATTATACAAAACCAGCCAGCAGGTAATCGATCGGAAAAAGGATGGCGGCTTAGAAGGAGCATACTAACCCCCAGGGATAAACTCCCTGAATCAAAACGATGACGTAGCGAAAACTGTTTTGGATTTATGGGTATTTGAATTGAAGGGGTTTTTGTGTTGAATTATTTACTCATAgtaaaaataaaggaataaCCTATAAGAGTAAATCTGTGCATTCTTGCCCCACTCCCGATCTCCATTACCGATCCCATCGTCCAAAAGTACCCCCTCTGTCCACTTTTCATGGCAATAGCCTTCGACCGGAGTTATTATTAGAAAATCCAGCTTAGAACAGCATGGACTTTATTTGTAGCATAAAGAGGGCAGGAAAAATCACGCTGATCTAATGGTGTTTTACGATGGTCGGCAGTCAAATCAATGTGATAATCGCCTTGGATTTGGTGAATAAGTAGCATTATAAAATGCACCCCTCGCCACCTCACCTCCAAGCGAGGCCGCCAAAAGCACCACAACATTTCCATCTACAAAATAACCAACAGAAATAACTTAAAGCAAACTGGTAAAGCTGCCAAAACAGCCAGCCAAAACGTCATACTTACTGATCTGATCCAAAAGGTTTGAATGGTGAGAAGTTGAGGAGTAGGGAtggggtggagggaggggtGTCGTATGATGGATTATAATCTTTTGAAGAAGTgatgatatatttgattaatTGCCTGGTTTCAAATACTTTCAACATTATCCAAACCCAATGGGAAACGTATGCACCGCCATCGACCAGGAGGCCGCCCTCGAACGATGCCCCCACCGCACGCCCACACCCAACAAGAAGCCAGCCATCGCCTCCGACTTCCAAAAAGCAGAAAGTACACATAATAACACCCAGCCTGCCAACTTTGCAGAGAAGCTCGCTAGTCCAGACCCAGCAACCTCAATAAGTCAGTCATCTCCATCACCACCCAGAACGGTGAACTGATCCAGCAGGAGTCCAGCAGAAAACCAGTACGGAACAGGACGGCCAAGAAGAGCATCTAGGACTTTGAATTTGTTCGCGGACTAGGCAGAGGGGCGTTCGGAAAGGTCTACCTCATAAAGGAGAAGGCGCAGGGCGCAACCTACGATCCCAAGATGGACCTCATGAGTCTCGATCTCGAGGAAATCAATAACGTCAAGGAGGAGACTGCCTTCGCTATCGACGTGGAGAAGCAGCAGAGAGAGAGCAAGATCTTCGAGGAGAGGGAGAGCAGGATGGATCTGAGGGAAAGCAAACTGGAGAACAAAGAGAGCAAGATCTACGAGGATGAATTCGGGTCGGATTAGAGCGGGAAAGTAAAGGCCAGGCAGCAGAAACTGATGAAGCGGGAAAGCCTCCCCGGAGCAGAGAACAAGTAACCCCAATTTTACGCCCTCAAAATCATCCTAAAATAGTCACTCAACTCCAACGAGGAGAAACGGCAGGCCATTTCCGAACGGACCATCCTCTCCTCGATGAATCACCCGTTTGTAGTGAAGCTCCACTACGCCTTCCAGACCTCCACCCGCCTCTTCCTCATCGTCGACCTGCTCCAGGGAGGAGAGCTCTTCTATCTGCTGcgaaagatgaagaaattcgAGGAAAAACTGGCCAAGTTCTACGCGGCAGAGATCCTGCTGGCTCTGGAGTACCTCCACAGCAAGAGCATTATCTACAGGGATTTGAAACCGTAAAATATTTTACTCGATGCGGAAGGACATGTAAAGAtatcggattttggattgagCAAGATCATGTACTCGACCAGTCAGAAGACGTACAGTCTCTGCGGAACGCCAGAGTACATCGCTCCTGAAGTGATCATGCGGAAGGGATACACCCAGGCGGCGGACTGGTTCAGCTTCGGGTCGCTGATCTACGATATGCTGACGGGGCGGCCGCCCTTCCTCTCCAACAACAAGAGCGCCATGCTCAAGAACCTCGTCACCAAGCCTGTCCCCCTCCCCTACTACCTCTCCGCCGAGGCCAAGAGCCTGCTAAACGGCCTCTTCAAGATCAACCCCACCGAGCGACTAGGCTACAAGAACGGAGCGGAGTAGATCAAGCAGCACCCCTTCTTCGCAAGCATCAACTTCACCGATCTCTTGGCGAGGAAGGTGCCGCCGCCGATCACCTTCGGCGAGGAGGAGCAAAAGTAGGATATCTTCCTCAACAGCGGCGGATTCTAGAAGTGGAACAGCTGGCACCTCAACGTGGAAAGTCCCGACGGGAAGCGTCGCAAGGAGAGTAGGGAATATTACGAAGGATTCACCTTCGATAATGAGGGCCTCGCCGAGGAGGAGCAGATTCCCGAGGATCACGAATACGAAGAGAATGAAAATTGATTGTAAATATCACTGATCTTTCCCACATCATCCAATCCACCATGCTAATAATCTGAATTTTCCCGATCTTTTCAACCTTCCACCATTCATAAATCGTGCATGATTGTGCCTCCTCCCGGTACCAGGGCCAAGCTTCCATGGACGGATTGACTTGATCTTGTTTTTAAGTTCGGGTACTTTTGATCCACGAGCTAGAAAGTGGCTGGCCTGCTCATTTAATTTGataattgaatttgaaatataatttaTCACATGGTCGGATTGCTAGAACTGGAGTGAACAACTGACTACTTTCGGGAGAGGAGGCGCCAGGACGGGAGGAGGGACCTTGGAGAGTCAACGGGCAAGGCCTAGTGGGTTTTCCCTTACTGGAGGCTCTTTTGGCCGTTTAACTGCCCATCCGCATGTTCACCTCCACCGTAAAGCTATCCCTCCAAACTCCCCCCAGCACGTAGGAACCGATCAGCATCTGCTTGCCCCTCCTGCTGGTTCCTTTCCCGTGCGAAACGGCCAACCTTTTGACCATTTACCCCCTGAAAAATAATCCTAAATGTCGCATGCCTTCAAGCAGATCCTTCATAAAAGCGATTACCACGCTCACAAATCACGTGAATAGGCTACCGTATCAAGGAATCGGTAATTCTGTTTGCCCATCACGTCGGCcatctttggaaaaaaaaagaactttgacTTTTATTAAATCCCCTTCAGCCATCTTCTATGGACCTCTTTTCAAATAGGATATCAATCAACTCTCTAGTTAGGTAGTAAGCTTCATTTTCCTTAGACAGAGCCGCCAAAATAGCCTCAGGTTAGGCCCTTTTAAAATTATGGAGAGTTGTTGTTCAACTGGCGACGAAAAAAAATAATGGTGGTGATCTGGAGTGAGGACCCGAGGGCTCCGGGGTCGGCAATGAGAAAGGAGGCGTTTTTGGCTTGGGGATGGTAAGTGGTGGTAATTataaatcatttgaaaaacggAGCGAAAGGGGGTGTTAAATGTGGAATGAGGGACAATGGGGAGATAATCTGGCCGGGAGGGGGTAAGGGGTATGTCGCTCGATGGTTTTTGGGGGTTTAAGCAGCCATTTCTCGCATAATTGCTTGATAAAGGCACTTATCTGATATAATAAATCAAAATCCATGCAAAACTATCTGTTCTTTGCGCCCCCGGAGGACTACCCACCCACCAGTCAAAACCTATCCAATGCTGGCTCCTGGACTCTTGAGGAAGACCTCTCCTATGCTATTTTCATTGATATTCACAAAAAATCCATGACCtctaagaaaaaaatgaggtaTTTTACCCATAACACAGGGAAATGCAGTTTTACGAGAAGCTCTCAGGGTTTATCGCTACGAGGACGTCCTCCCAGTGCCGAAGCCACCACCAGAAGATGTTTGACAAGTACAAATACATAAGTAAAATCGTGGAATAGTTCAAAGGCAAGGTGGGAGTGCCTCAATACAAGCTCAAATTCTAAGAGGGGATCCAAAAGATGAAGCTCATAAACCAACGCTTCAGCAAAGATTAACAACCGCAAACCCCCACACACCCCCACAGTGAAGCCCTCGTTCCCTCCCCACCAGCAAATAACACTTTTTTCATAGCGCCTCCCATACTCAATCCCCCcttcttcttcaataatttCTACTATTTCTGTGGAGATTGTCAGTTGGGGGCAACCGACACCGCGCAAAGCCAGCACCTATGGTCTTGATTATTGATTCTATTATATCATCTCACATTTTTTGGAGCTGAACCGCCTGAGTTAATTCTGACTggcctccctttccctctccaCCGCGGCGCACCCCTTCCGTTTCCAAATTTCTGCTCTTTTTAATATTTCGGCCGTATTTGTTTTATTTCCGTAGGGCGTAGATCATCAACCATGGggtttaaataaaaatccaTCGATGCAAACCAAGCGAATAATCGTGGACAAACCGTCGGGGTGCCGAGGTGCAAGGGAATGTTTGGTGATTTGGGGTGGAAGTAGATGGTTATGGGATTTAGGTTATGCGGTTATTATTATAAAAggataaaattattttctggAAGAAAGCTACGACTTCCTTACCATATAGTTTTATGGTCAATTTAACGGTACCAGCTCAAAAACACACCCCCTTTAGTTAAGGCCTGTCAGACtcaatttatataaaatataaaattgtgaCAAGCCCTAAAGGGACAACCAAAAGCACCACCTCAATCCCCACCCCCggcaaaatagaagaaaaatcattttatgtgtttatttCCCAAAAAAATAGCATTAATCATTTTACCTAGCGCGATTATTGGGAGGGCAATGCTGCCCTTAGGGATTATTTCACATGGACGAATGAAAAGCCACCCTAAGGATATGGTGATTAGGACACTATATAAACTTATCGAATGAA from Nymphaea colorata isolate Beijing-Zhang1983 unplaced genomic scaffold, ASM883128v2 scaffold0033, whole genome shotgun sequence carries:
- the LOC116267989 gene encoding uncharacterized protein LOC116267989, with the protein product MNHPFVVKLHYAFQTSTRLFLIVDLLQGGELFYLLRKMKKFEEKLAKFYAAEILLALEYLHSKSIIYRDLKPQKTYSLCGTPEYIAPEVIMRKGYTQAADWFSFGSLIYDMLTGRPPFLSNNKSAMLKNLVTKPVPLPYYLSAEAKSLLNGLFKINPTERLGYKNGAE